Proteins from a single region of Ogataea parapolymorpha DL-1 chromosome IV, whole genome shotgun sequence:
- a CDS encoding Mediator of RNA polymerase II transcription subunit 22: protein MSRKFTSILSRVDNNVELILQKFHDIVELSSIQEKSQETHAIEALQIESNAATIVRLTEELLAITRQLKEAWILGQVPESAEWQQDEKLLQAKVNRLLDIVSTAK, encoded by the coding sequence ATGTCCCGAAAATTCACCTCTATTTTATCCCGCGTGGATAACAACGTCGAACTTATACTGCAAAAGTTCCATGACATTGTCGAGCTTTCGTCCATTCAGGAAAAATCCCAAGAGACACACGCCATCGAGGCACTACAAATTGAGTCGAATGCGGCCACGATAGTGCGGCTCACGGAGGAGCTGTTAGCCATTACACGACAGCTCAAGGAGGCATGGATACTGGGACAGGTGCCGGAGTCGGCCGAGTGGCAACAGGACGAGAAGCTTTTGCAGGCAAAGGTCAACCGTCTACTCGACATTGTTAGCACGGCAAAATAA
- a CDS encoding Fructose-bisphosphate aldolase: MGLDFLKRKTGVIVGDDVRNLFLYAQEKGFAIPAINVTSSSTVVAALEAARDNNSPIILQTSNGGAAYFAGKGVKNDGQKASIAGAIAAAHYIRSIAPTYGIPVILHTDHCAKKLLPWFDGMLDADEEYYKLHGEPLFSSHMLDLSEETDDENIATCAKYFTRMSKMGQWLEMEIGITGGEEDGVNNENADKELLYTKPETVFAVHKALAPISPNFSIAAAFGNVHGVYKPGNVVLRPEILGEHQAYAAKQLGSKTNKPLFLVFHGGSGSSQHEFDTAISNGVVKVNLDTDCQYAYLTGIRDYVLKKKDYIMSPVGNPEGADKPNKKYFDPRVWVREGEKTMSARITEALEIFHTKNQL, encoded by the coding sequence ATGGGATTGGACTTCTTGAAGAGAAAAACCGGTGTGATCGTTGGTGACGATGTCAGAAACTTATTCCTGTACGCACAGGAGAAGGGCTTTGCCATTCCAGCCATCAATGTGACCTCCTCATCCACCGTGGTTGCTGCTTTGGAGGCTGCTAGAGACAACAACTCCCCAATCATCTTGCAAACTTCCAACGGTGGTGCCGCTTACTTCGCTGGTAAGGGTGTCAAGAACGATGGCCAGAAGGCTTCGATTGCCGGTGCCATCGCAGCTGCTCACTACATCAGATCCATTGCTCCAACATACGGTATCCCAGTTATCTTGCACACCGATCACTGTGCCAAGAAGCTTTTGCCATGGTTCGATGGTATGCTCGATGCCGATGAAGAGTACTACAAGCTGCACGGTGAGCCATTGTTCTCTTCTCACATGCTTGACTTGTCGGAGGAGACCGACGATGAGAACATTGCCACCTGTGCGAAGTACTTCACCAGAATGTCCAAGATGGGTCAATGGCTCGAGATGGAGATCGGAATCACCGGTGGTGAGGAAGACGGTGtcaacaacgagaacgCCGACAAGGAGTTGCTCTACACAAAGCCAGAGACCGTCTTTGCCGTGCACAAGGCATTGGCTCCAATCTCTCCTAACTTCTCGATCGCTGCTGCCTTTGGTAACGTGCACGGTGTCTACAAGCCAGGAAACGTTGTCCTGAGACCAGAGATTTTGGGAGAACACCAGGCCTACGCTGCCAAGCAGCTTGGCtccaagaccaacaagcCACTCTTCTTAGTCTTCCACGGTGGATCTGGTTCTTCGCAACACGAGTTTGACACTGCCATTTCCAATGGTGTCGTCAAGGTGAACCTTGACACCGATTGTCAATATGCTTACTTGACTGGTATCAGAGACTAcgttctgaagaagaaggattACATCATGAGCCCTGTTGGAAACCCAGAAGGTGCCGACAAGCCAAACAAGAAATACTTTGACCCAAGAGTTTGGGTTAGAGAGGGAGAGAAGACCATGTCTGCCCGTATCACCGAGGCATTGGAGATCTTCCACACCAAAAACCAACTTTAA
- a CDS encoding Non-histone chromosomal protein 6: MAAATTKKTARKKKDPNAPKRSLSAYMFFANEQRDIVRAENPGIAFGQIGKLLGEKWKALDEAGKAPYEAKAEADKKRYELEKSEYTKSQA; the protein is encoded by the coding sequence ATGGCTGCTGCTACTACTAAGAAGACCGCtagaaagaagaaggaccCAAATGCTCCAAAGAGATCTCTTTCGGCTTACATGTTCTTCGCTAACGAGCAAAGAGATATTGTGAGGGCAGAGAACCCAGGTATCGCATTCGGACAGATTGGAAAGCTGCTTGGCGAGAAGTGGAAGGCCTTGGACGAAGCTGGTAAGGCTCCATACGAGGCTAAGGCAGAAGCAGACAAGAAGAGAtacgagctcgagaagaGCGAGTACACTAAGTCCCAGGCTTAG
- a CDS encoding tRNA (uracil(54)-C(5))-methyltransferase, whose translation MSFALGRSVLKRIPMPSKITMPAVSNGPRKVKRHRAKKQNPEPTTPLGVLLNHEIPEICKEHNLTLEQVSNPLNKILNNTDLRAKYNRVVESVKILRYSSNGEGLALLPHPEIPDGKQIAVVPFAMPEDIVTIRVFMTKDTHVDADLLKIENPSPLRKQDLIRCQYFGACSGCQYQPIEYDDQLNFKRQTIINAYRYFAPRLTSMGKLPEVGATVASPLKYGYRTKLTPHYQFSRHQDPSVRPNFGFGSKGRPSWRDVPKREYPGEVMDIEDCIIGTDIVRQGLKNERARLEKLIQSGQVKHKGATVLLREDTRRNQEELKGSTTEDGTLSIIEQDDMFKTCVTDNNAIVSEYVNGLRFDFVANEFFQNNNSILPKVLDYVKSNLALDESGDSYLVDAYCGSGLFSISCASSVRKSLGVEISAHSIKFAKRNVELNDIHNCEFIEGKAEKLFEKIDFPKDKTSVILDPPRKGCDEVFLRQLAEFYPKRIVYVSCNVHSQARDVEYFLTETEKGKDYKVESIIGFDFFPQTHHVEGVAVLSRATS comes from the coding sequence ATGTCCTTTGCATTGGGTCGCTCAGTACTGAAACGTATCCCCATgccttccaaaatcaccatGCCAGCTGTCTCGAACGGGCCTCGTAAAGTCAAAAGACATAGGGCCAAAAAACAGAACCCTGAGCCTACTACACCGTTGGGAGTGCTACTGAATCATGAGATCCCAGAAATATGCAAAGAGCACAATCTGACCCTTGAACAGGTGTCCAACCCTTTAAACAAAATCCTGAATAATACAGACTTGCGCGCAAAATACAACAGAGTGGTGGAATCTGTCAAAATTCTGAGATATTCCTCCAACGGCGAAGGACTGGCCTTGCTACCACATCCGGAAATCCCAGATGGCAAGCAAATTGCAGTGGTTCCGTTCGCGATGCCAGAAGATATTGTCACTATCCGTGTGTTCATGACCAAAGATACCCATGTGGACGCCgatttgctcaaaattgaaaacCCCTCCCCTCTGAGAAAACAGGACCTTATCAGATGCCAATATTTTGGAGCCTGTTCTGGGTGTCAGTACCAACCGATCGAATATGACGACCAGCTCAACTTCAAACGCCAAACCATAATCAATGCATATAGATACTTTGCGCCACGGCTGACATCCATGGGTAAATTGCCAGAGGTTGGAGCAACTGTTGCGAGTCCACTCAAGTATGGTTACCGCACGAAATTGACTCCTCATTACCAATTCAGCCGCCACCAAGATCCTTCAGTCCGTCCTAATTTTGGATTTGGCTCTAAAGGTCGTCCATCTTGGAGAGACgtgccaaaaagagaatACCCTGGTGAAGTGATGGACATTGAGGATTGCATAATAGGAACAGACATTGTAAGACAAGGATTGAAGAATGAGCGCGCGCGGCTTGAAAAGCTAATTCAATCCGGACAGGTGAAGCACAAGGGGGCAACTGTTTTGCTCAGAGAAGACACTAGACGTAATCAAGAGGAGTTAAAAGGTTCTACAACAGAGGATGGGACGCTTTCCATTATAGAGCAAGATGACATGTTCAAGACCTGTGTTACCGATAACAACGCCATTGTGAGTGAGTATGTGAATGGCTTGCGGTTTGATTTCGTGGCCAACGAATTCTTCCAGAACAATAATTCTATCTTGCCAAAAGTCCTAGACTACGTCAAATCTAACCTTGCATTGGACGAGTCGGGTGACAGTTACCTTGTCGACGCGTATTGTGGATCTGGCCTCTTCAGCATCTCCTGTGCATCGTCTGTTCGCAAATCGCTGGGCGTGGAGATCTCTGCTCACTCGATCAAATTTGCCAAGAGGAATGTGGAGCTGAACGATATTCACAACTGCGAGTTCATCGAGGGAAAGGctgaaaagctttttgagaagATCGACTTCCCTAAGGACAAAACGTCTGTGATCTTGGACCCTCCACGAAAAGGATGTGATGAGGTTTTCCTGAGGCAGCTTGCAGAGTTCTATCCGAAAAGAATTGTTTACGTTTCTTGCAATGTTCACTCGCAAGCCAGAGATGTGGAATATTTCCTCACGGAGACAGAAAAGGGCAAGGATTATAAAGTGGAAAGCATTATTGGGTTCGACTTTTTCCCGCAAACGCATCACGTCGAAGGCGTGGCAGTTTTGAGCCGTGCTACTAGTTAA
- a CDS encoding GTP-binding protein RHO1 yields the protein MSASVYKLPSSLESFTQVDNSHTPSKEIKIVVIGDSGCGKTSLLINYKDGKPANHKDYIPTIFETYNCLISNGSSTFKLSLHDTAGQEDFEGLRTPIYSDVDVVVACYSVDSQPSLSNIIETWIPEVQNYQPDVPIILVGTKCDLKNQLSHDQLVTEQEELEISSQVGHTVMGHLQASAITGENVKKVFDVCASVMAEKLSNVAPVAAQPAASKPAVNKSSKTTSEDKGGCCVIV from the coding sequence ATGTCTGCCTCTGTCTATAAACTACCCTCGAGCCTGGAGTCTTTTACGCAGGTAGATAATAGCCACACTCCGTCCAAGGAGATAAAAATAGTTGTCATTGGAGACTCGGGATGCGGTAAGACATCGCTCCTAATAAATTACAAAGATGGCAAGCCTGCTAATCATAAGGACTACATTCCAACAATTTTTGAGACATATAATTGTCTCATCTCAAATGGGTCCTCGACGTTCAAGCTCTCTCTGCACGATACTGCCGGTCAAGAAGATTTCGAAGGACTTCGGACTCCCATCTACTCCGACGTCGATGTGGTGGTCGCATGCTACTCTGTGGACTCTCAGCCATCGCTCTCCAATATTATAGAAACATGGATTCCCGAAGTGCAAAATTACCAGCCAGATGTCCCCATAATCCTTGTCGGAACAAAATGCgatctgaaaaaccagctgaGTCACGACCAGCTCGTGACAGAGCAAGAGGAGCTTGAGATCAGCTCCCAGGTTGGACACACTGTAATGGGACATCTCCAAGCATCAGCCATCACGGGAGAGAACGTCAAGAAGGTGTTTGATGTTTGTGCCAGTGTGATGGCAGAGAAACTTTCAAACGTCGCCCCTGTCGCCGCCCAGCCTGCCGCAAGCAAGCCTGCTGTCAACAAGTCATCCAAAACCACATCCGAGGACAAGGGTGGCTGCTGTGTGATTGTCTAA
- a CDS encoding GTP-binding protein RHO4 yields MDPFFVEPIARGGKYRLLEQSELPTPDPDLQFKIVIVGDSGCGKTSLLSSYIRGSFPSEYEPTIFENHRAFLQDSSQQHILTVDLWDTAGQEDYERLRRLSYQDSNLIILAYSLAAKDSLLNIPEVWAPEILGFCDKTPIVLVGLKADVSKKEVHPEQAHNVAKSIGAVAHIECSAKQMYNVDQLFNACVNVVYNQHQAAAREAARDSKRFSKGHFRIASNSNNLAAVGSEISKESRSDSCCTIM; encoded by the coding sequence ATGGACCCTTTCTTTGTGGAGCCCATAGCCCGGGGCGGCAAGTACAGACTGCTTGAGCAGTCCGAGCTGCCCACTCCTGACCCAGATCTGCAATTCAAAATAGTCATTGTGGGAGACTCAGGATGCGGTAAAACATCGCTATTATCATCTTACATTCGAGGATCGTTCCCATCAGAGTACGAGCCGACCATCTTTGAGAATCACAGAGCCTTTCTACAGGACAGTTCACAGCAACACATACTGACCGTTGATCTCTGGGATACAGCAGGACAGGAAGATTACGAAAGACTGAGAAGATTGAGCTATCAAGACTCGAATCTGATTATCCTAGCGTACTCGCTGGCTGCTAAGGACTCGTTGCTTAACATTCCAGAGGTGTGGGCCCCCGAGATCCTTGGATTCTGTGATAAAACGCCAATTGTGCTTGTCGGCTTGAAGGCTGATGTTTCCAAAAAAGAGGTGCATCCGGAGCAGGCACACAATGTAGCCAAATCGATCGGTGCTGTAGCACACATTGAGTGCTCGGCGAAGCAGATGTACAAtgttgatcagctgttCAATGCGTGCGTGAATGTGGTCTACAATCAGCACCAGGCAGCTGCGAGAGAGGCTGCGAGAGACTCGAAGAGGTTCAGCAAGGGACACTTTAGAATTgccagcaacagcaacaaccTCGCGGCTGTTGGTTCTGAGATCTCCAAGGAGTCTCGCAGCGATTCCTGTTGTACAATAATGTGA
- a CDS encoding Long-chain base-1-phosphate phosphatase with specificity for dihydrosphingosine-1-phosphate, protein MLTDDLTSTSKYDAGLQTEAHYSAQMNAFQFKLRSKLLRLVQRETPLLSKIQKSCYTDWRDIYFTYSANLGSHTFYVLCLPLPAWFGYSYRDLVYVLGLGIFFTGAVKDYLCLPRPRCPPLVRKTMSHYTSQEYGCPSSHSANAAAVFSLLSYHILTNLDSFTATTAILLMLVLFLYFASMVFGRIYCGMHGIVDVVVGILIGTSTVILRLITKSNWDSFLTSSSVLAPTIAVGLYYALLYFHPLPVDHCPCFEDSVAFMGVLMGLDIGFWLLANSSFKAADMEYHGTCKYSLEQLGYMKSALRLALGISILAAWKTLAKPLLTIILKPVHSRAFASQATKLDNPSDCAALRPRYELPLLVRLGVYSGIAIIALWMDAIYKYVGLALD, encoded by the coding sequence ATGCTTACAGACGATCTAACAAGCACTTCCAAATACGATGCAGGCCTCCAGACCGAAGCACACTACAGTGCTCAGATGAACGCCTTTCAGTTTAAACTCAGATCAAAGCTTTTAAGACTTGTCCAACGTGAAACGCCTCTTCTTTCTAAAATACAGAAATCATGCTACACAGATTGGCGAGACATCTACTTCACATATTCAGCAAACCTCGGGTCACACACATTCTACGTGCTATGTCTTCCGCTACCCGCTTGGTTTGGGTACTCCTACCGTGATTTGGTCTATGTTCTGGGACTAGGCATATTTTTCACAGGCGCAGTCAAAGATTACCTCTGTCTTCCAAGACCGCGTTGCCCGCCTCTTGTCCGCAAAACTATGAGCCACTATACATCGCAGGAGTATGGGTGTCCCTCTAGCCACTCAGCCAACGCAGCTGCGGTGTTTAGTCTGCTTTCATACCACATACTAACCAACCTTGACTCGTTTACGGCTACAACGGCTATACTGCTCATGCTTGTTCTATTTTTATACTTCGCCTCAATGGTGTTTGGACGGATCTACTGCGGCATGCACGGCATCGTGGATGTAGTGGTGGGCATATTAATAGGCACATCAACGGTAATTCTGAGACTGATTACCAAATCCAATTGGGActcttttttgacaagCAGCTCAGTCCTGGCACCCACTATCGCAGTGGGACTCTATTACGCACTATTATACTTCCACCCTCTTCCTGTTGATCACTGTCCGTGCTTCGAGGACAGTGTCGCGTTCATGGGCGTGCTGATGGGCCTCGATATAGGATTCTGGTTGCTCGCCAACTCTTCTTTTAAAGCCGCAGACATGGAGTACCATGGTACCTGCAAATACTCTCTGGAGCAACTCGGATACATGAAAAGTGCTCTTAGACTGGCCCTAGGAATTTCCATTCTGGCGGCCTGGAAGACTCTTGCTAAGCCACTGCTCACCATTATCTTGAAGCCGGTACATTCGCGAGCGTTTGCAAGTCAAGCTACCAAACTCGACAACCCGAGCGATTGTGCTGCACTAAGACCACGTTACGAACTACCACTTCTTGTAAGGCTTGGTGTCTATAGCGGCATTGCCATCATTGCTCTTTGGATGGACGCCATTTACAAATACGTAGGACTAGCTTTGGACTAG
- a CDS encoding 40S ribosomal protein S21 — MENDKGELVELYIPRKCSATNRIIKAKDHASVQINIANVDEEGRAIPGSHTTYALCGYIRGRGEADDSLNRLAQQDGLLKNVWSYSR; from the exons ATGGAAAACGATAAAGGTGAACTC GTTGAATTGTACATTCCAAGAAAGTGTTCTGCCACCAACAGAATCATTAAGGCTAAGGACCACGCTTCTGTCCAAAtcaacattgccaacgTTGATGAGGAGGGAAGAGCTATTCCAGGCTCTCACACCACCTACGCTTTGTGTGGATACATCAGAGGAAGAGGTGAGGCTGACGACTCTTTGAACAGACTCGCTCAACAGGATGGTTTGCTCAAGAACGTCTGGTCTTACTCCCGTTAA
- a CDS encoding ATP-dependent RNA helicase eIF4A produces MASENIQEVDSNLIESNYDNVVYTFDELNLKPEIIRGIFAYGYEQPSAIQQRAILPITEGRDVLAQAQSGTGKTATFTISALQRIDEKLKKTQALILAPTRELALQIQKVVLAIGMHLDLTVHASIGGKAVQEDMEALRNGAQIVVGTPGRVYDMIERGYFKTDAIKMFIMDEADEMLSSGFKEQIYNVFRFLPTTTQVVLLSATMPQDVLEVTTKFMRNPVRILVKKDELTLEGIKQFYIDVDEEQYKFDCLCDLYDSISVTQAVIFCNTRRKVETLTQQLTENNFTVSAIHSDLSQQDRDTIMNEFRTGSSRILISTDLLARGIDVQQVSLVINYDLPSNKENYIHRIGRGGRFGRKGVAINLITREDTEMLREIEMFYSTQIVEMPSSINDLFD; encoded by the exons ATGGCATCTGAAAATATCCAAGAAGTTGACTCCAACTTGATCGAATCTAACTACGACAATGTCGTCTACACCTTCGACGAACTAAACCTCAAGCCAGAAATTATCAGAG GTATTTTCGCTTACGGTTACGAACAGCCTTCTGCTATTCAGCAAAGAGCTATCTTGCCAATCACTGAGGGTAGAGACGTTCTTGCCCAGGCTCAATCTGGTACCGGTAAGACTGCCACTTTCACCATTTCCGCATTGCAAAGAATCGAcgagaagttgaagaagacCCAAGCATTGATTCTCGCCCCAACCAGAGAATTGGCTTTGCAAATCCAAAAGGTCGTGTTGGCCATCGGTATGCACTTGGATCTGACTGTTCATGCTTCCATTGGTGGTAAGGCTGTCCAAGAGGACATGGAGGCCCTTAGAAACGGTGCACAAATCGTTGTTGGTACTCCAGGAAGAGTTTACGACATGATCGAGAGAGGTTACTTCAAGACCGACGCCATCAAGATGTTCATCATGGATGAGGCTGATGAGATGTTGTCGTCTGGTTTCAAAGAACAAATCTACAACGTGTTCCGTTTCTTGCCAACCACTACTCAGGTTGTCTTGCTTTCCGCTACCATGCCTCAAGATGTTCTGGAGGTCACCACTAAGTTCATGAGAAACCCAGTCAGAATTCTTGTCAAGAAGGATGAGCTGACTTTGGAAGGTATCAAGCAGTTCTACATTGATGTCGATGAGGAACAATACAAATTCGACTGCCTGTGTGACTTGTACGACTCCATTTCTGTCACGCAAGCCGTTATCTTCTGTAACACCAGAAGAAAGGTCGAGACCCTTACCCAACAATTGACCGAGAACAACTTCACTGTCTCTGCTATCCACTCCGACTTGAGTCAGCAAGACAGAGACACCATCATGAACGAGTTCAGAACCGGTTCTTCCAGAATTTTGATTTCTACCGACTTGCTGGCCAGAGGTATTGATGTTCAGCAGGTTTCGTTGGTTATCAACTACGACTTGCCATCCAACAAAGAAAACTACATCCACAGAATCGGTAGAGGTGGTAGATTTGGTAGAAAGGGTGTTGCCATCAACTTGATTACGAGAGAGGACACTGAGATGCTCAGAGAAATCGAAATGTTCTACTCCACTCAAATTGTTGAAATGCCTTCAAGCATTAACGACTTGTTCGATTGA